The window CACGGCTGCGCGGTATACATGGTGGCGCGTGGGCCACGAACGTAAGGCGCCAGGCCGGGGAGGGTGCCCGTCACTTCCAGGTTGTCGAGATCAGCCTCGGTGTACAGCGGCTTAATGGCAATCCCTTCTGCCGTCTGTTTTACCAGCGAGTCGACGGTTTTTTCCCGTCGGCTGAGTTCTTTGTTGGCGAGCGTTTGCCACGCCTGCATATTGGCCATTTTTTGCTCCGTATTACGCAATAAGTTGAATCTTTGCGAATACGGTGAGCTTTTTCAGCTGGCTTGTCGCCAGCAAAAAATAGCCAATAAGACGTCGTTTTTTGCCGCGTGGCGTGTTTTATTTTGTGATGGATTTCAAAGACGTGGCGGGAATAGCATGAAAAGAGGGTATAAGGTTGTAGGCCGGATAAGGCGTTACGCCGCCATCCGGCACTCAGGGGCAATAAATGCTTTAATCCTGACGCAGCACATTGTGTCCGTAGGCCAGCAGCGCATCGGTGACGTTGCGCATCATGCGGCTTTCCGGTGCAAAGCGATGCCAATAGAGCATCCGACGCTGGAACAGGCCTGGCGTTAAGTCGATAAGCTCGCCGCTTTCCAGCTCTTTCTCGATCTGCAGGTGTGGGATCATGCAGCAGGTTGTCCCCTGGCGCGCCAGCTGCACAAAGGCTTCCGACGAGTTAACGATGTGGCACGGCACGCTGCCCGGTGGCAGATCGAAGTTTTGTTGCAGAAAAGCCTGATGCATGTCGTCGAGATGGTCAAACGCAACCGCCGGCGCTTTTAGCAGGGCAGAACGGGTGACGCCATTCGGAAAGTAGCGCTCGGCAAAAGGTTTTGAGCCGACAAACAGGTAGTCCAGCGCGCCGAGTTTATCCACCAGACAGCTTGGTAGCGCCTGATGTTGAATACTCACCGCGCCCACCACTTCACCGCGACGCAGGCGTTCCTGAGTGCGTGTTTCATCTTCAACCTGCAGGTTCAGACGAATCGGTGAGTTTGCCAGCACAGGGGCCAGCGCCGGGAGTAGCCAGGTGGCCAGACTGTCGGCGTTGACGGCCAGGGAGAGCAGCAGCGGCGTCGAGCCGGTTTGTTCATCTCCCAGCCACTCGTCTTCCAGCAGTTCAACCTGACGCAACAGTGCCAGCAACTTTTGCCCTTGCTCGGTTGGGCGAGGCGGTACGGTACGCACCAGCAGCGGTTGTCCGAACATATTCTCAAGCTGTTTTATGCGTTGTGAAACCGCGGATTGTGTGATGCATAGCTTTTGCGCAGCGCGCTCAAATCCCCGTTCACGAATAACCGCATCCAGTGCTTGTAGTGTTCTGTAGTCCGGACGTTTCATTGCTCTGACGTACTCCTGATATTTTTGCGTGTTCTGCACTATGACACAATTTTAGGTTGGGTACAGACGAAATCCGCCGTCTGCGAGCGGGTGTGGGGACATTTTTCTACGCAATGTTCTATAATGCGCGTGAATTTCCACACCACATTCACACCACAGGCGAAACGATCATGACGCAGGATGAACTGAAAAAAGCAGTAGGATGGGCGGCACTTCAGTATGTACAGCCCGGCACCATTGTGGGCGTAGGTACCGGTTCAACAGCCGCACACTTTATTGATGCGCTGGGCACCATGAAAGGTCAGATTGAAGGCGCAGTGTCCAGTTCGGACGCTTCCACTGAAAAACTCAAAAGCCTCGGTATCCACGTGTTCGATCTTAACGAAGTGGACAGCCTTGGCGTTTACGTTGATGGCGCGGACGAAATCAACGGTCACATGCAAATGATCAAAGGCGGCGGCGCAGCGCTGACCCGCGAAAAGATCATTGCCTCCGTCGCTAAGAAATTTATCTGCATCGCCGACGCGTCCAAAGAAGTCGATATTCTGGGTAACTTCCCGCTGCCGGTAGAAGTGATCCCGATGGCGCGTAGTGCGGTTGCTCGTCAGTTGGTGAAGCTGGGCGGTCGTCCTGAATACCGTCAGGGTGTGATTACTGATAACGGCAACGTCATCCTTGACGTGCACGGTCTGGAGATCCTTGACGCTGTGGCGATGGAAAACGCCATCAACGCAATCCCGGGCGTTGTGACCGTGGGTCTGTTTGCCAACCGTGGGGCGGACGTTGCGCTGATCGGCACAGCAGATGGCGTGAAAACTATCGTAAAATGATCTGACGACCGGGATCTTCTGTCGTTAAAAAAATTTTGGCAGGGCAAATTTGGTGACTTGTGTCACGTTTACAATATTGTCCTGCCGATCCCTCCAAAGAAAAAGTTATCACCAGAATTTTACTCTGACATTTCCCGCTGAATGACACTTCTTCAGCACGACGACGCAAACGTTCATATTGCCGCAATATTTTTTTTTGATATGTTGAAGAGGCGGATGAAAATCCCACACACAACACATCAGATTGAACTAAAAAAAGACAGGGTCGGGGAAATGGCAAAGGTATCACTGGAGAAAGAAAAGATTAAGTTTCTGCTGGTTGAAGGTGTGCATCAAAAAGCACTGGAAAGCCTTCGTGCGGCAGGTTACACCAACATCGAGTTTCACAAAGGCGCTCTGGACACTGAACAGCTGAAAGAGTCCATCCGTGATGCCCATTTTATTGGCCTGCGATCCCGTACTCATCTGACTGAAGATGTGATTGACGCCGCAGAGAAACTGGTCGCGATAGGCTGCTTCTGTATCGGCACCAATCAGGTTGATCTGGGTGCGGCGGCAAAACGCGGGATCCCCGTGTTTAACGCACCATTCTCTAACACCCGCTCCGTTGCCGAACTGGTAATTGGCGAACTGTTGCTGCTGCTGCGCGGCGTGCCGGAAGCGAACGCTAAGGCGCACCGTGGCGTGTGGAACAAACTGGCTACCGGCTCTTTTGAAGCGCGTGGCAAAAAACTGGGGATTATTGGTTACGGCCACATTGGTACCCAGTTGGGCATTCTGGCGGAATCGCTGGGGATGCACGTCTATTTCTATGATATTGAAAACAAACTCCCGCTGGGTAACGCCACCCAGGTACAGCATCTTTCCGACCTGCTCAATATGAGCGATGTGGTCAGCCTTCACGTGCCGGAAAATGCCTCCACCAAGAATATGATGGGCGCACAAGAGATTGCCCTGATGAAGCCGGGTGCGCTGCTGATCAACGCCGCGCGCGGCACGGTTGTTGATATTCCTGCGCTGTGCGATGCGTTAGCCACTAAACATCTGGCTGGCGCAGCAATCGACGTCTTCCCGACGGAGCCGGCGAGCAACAGCGATCCGTTTACATCTCCGCTGTGTGATTTTGACAACGTGATCCTGACGCCGCACATCGGCGGTTCAACGCTGGAAGCGCAGGAAAACATTGGTCTGGAAGTGGCAGGTAAGCTGACGAAGTATTCCGATAACGGCTCTACGCTGTCGGCGGTTAACTTTCCGGAAGTGTCGCTGCCGCTGCACGGCGGTCGTCGTCTGATGCACATTCACGAAAACCGACCAGGCGTGCTGACCGCGCTGAACCAAATCTTTGCCGAGCAGGGCGTTAACATTGCCGCGCAGTATCTGCAAACTTCCGCGCAGGTGGGGTATGTGGTTATTGATATCGAGGCAGATGAGGATGTGGCGGAGAAAGCGCTGCTGGCGATGAAAGCCATTCCGGGAACGATTCGCGCACGTATGCTGTACTAATTATTGGTACATCGTGCCGGGTGGCGACTGCGTCTTAACCGACCTACGAGATGATTCGTAGGTCGGTTAAGCGTAGCGCCATCTGGCAATTCAAGGCTACCATTCCCATACTTTTGACGGTGTTACCACCGCGGGCAGCGGAATATCCCACTCTTCGACCGGTAACTTCTCCACTCGCTGGCAATCATGTGCGTAGCCCACCGGCTGGATCTGATGCTGCTGCCAGTTTTGTAACGTGCGATCGTAAAAACCACCGCCCATGCCTAAGCGCTGTCCGTCTTCATCAAACGCCACGAGCGGCGTAATCAATACATCCAGCTTTGATAACGGCAAAACGTCGCGCACATCGAGTCGCGGCTCCTGGATTTTGAGTCGGTTAGTTACCAGATCACTGTGCGGATGATAGTGCAGAAACAGTAAATTACCGCGGCTAAACGGATGTAGAACCGGGAGATAGACACGCTTGCCCGCACGCCACAGTTGTTCGATCAGCGGTTGAGTATCAAGTTCGCCATCAAAAGAGAGAAATACCGCCACGGTGTGGGCGAGTACAACAGGGGGGAAGCTCAGCATTCTGCTCGCGGCCTGCTGACCGAAATGGCGTTGTTGCTCAGGCGTTAGCGCACGGCGACGTTGCCGAATCAGTTGACGAATTTCTTGCCGGGATAAAGGAAGTTCAGAAAGTAGTGTCATGGCTGTTGCCAGGTAGAAGGGAATCTCCGAGATGCCGCCGCAGGCTGTAACCCTTGAACCCTTGGTTCAAGGTGAATGTGTCGTCACAGTTTTAAGGCTTCTCGGACGAACCGAGCATGCTCACCAACCGTGGAGCGCCACATTCTTGTGGTATGAAATATCGGCTCAGGGGACTGGCCCGCTTGCAAACATCTCAGAGAAATTTTGTCTTCACGGTCACTCTACCACAGTAAACCGAAAAGTGTTATTCAAAGTTTTGGCCCGTTTTTTCGGTTATGCGA of the Citrobacter freundii genome contains:
- the serA gene encoding phosphoglycerate dehydrogenase, which codes for MAKVSLEKEKIKFLLVEGVHQKALESLRAAGYTNIEFHKGALDTEQLKESIRDAHFIGLRSRTHLTEDVIDAAEKLVAIGCFCIGTNQVDLGAAAKRGIPVFNAPFSNTRSVAELVIGELLLLLRGVPEANAKAHRGVWNKLATGSFEARGKKLGIIGYGHIGTQLGILAESLGMHVYFYDIENKLPLGNATQVQHLSDLLNMSDVVSLHVPENASTKNMMGAQEIALMKPGALLINAARGTVVDIPALCDALATKHLAGAAIDVFPTEPASNSDPFTSPLCDFDNVILTPHIGGSTLEAQENIGLEVAGKLTKYSDNGSTLSAVNFPEVSLPLHGGRRLMHIHENRPGVLTALNQIFAEQGVNIAAQYLQTSAQVGYVVIDIEADEDVAEKALLAMKAIPGTIRARMLY
- a CDS encoding 5-formyltetrahydrofolate cyclo-ligase; this encodes MTLLSELPLSRQEIRQLIRQRRRALTPEQQRHFGQQAASRMLSFPPVVLAHTVAVFLSFDGELDTQPLIEQLWRAGKRVYLPVLHPFSRGNLLFLHYHPHSDLVTNRLKIQEPRLDVRDVLPLSKLDVLITPLVAFDEDGQRLGMGGGFYDRTLQNWQQHQIQPVGYAHDCQRVEKLPVEEWDIPLPAVVTPSKVWEW
- the rpiA gene encoding ribose-5-phosphate isomerase RpiA, whose translation is MTQDELKKAVGWAALQYVQPGTIVGVGTGSTAAHFIDALGTMKGQIEGAVSSSDASTEKLKSLGIHVFDLNEVDSLGVYVDGADEINGHMQMIKGGGAALTREKIIASVAKKFICIADASKEVDILGNFPLPVEVIPMARSAVARQLVKLGGRPEYRQGVITDNGNVILDVHGLEILDAVAMENAINAIPGVVTVGLFANRGADVALIGTADGVKTIVK
- the argP gene encoding DNA-binding transcriptional regulator ArgP — encoded protein: MKRPDYRTLQALDAVIRERGFERAAQKLCITQSAVSQRIKQLENMFGQPLLVRTVPPRPTEQGQKLLALLRQVELLEDEWLGDEQTGSTPLLLSLAVNADSLATWLLPALAPVLANSPIRLNLQVEDETRTQERLRRGEVVGAVSIQHQALPSCLVDKLGALDYLFVGSKPFAERYFPNGVTRSALLKAPAVAFDHLDDMHQAFLQQNFDLPPGSVPCHIVNSSEAFVQLARQGTTCCMIPHLQIEKELESGELIDLTPGLFQRRMLYWHRFAPESRMMRNVTDALLAYGHNVLRQD